In Xiphophorus hellerii strain 12219 chromosome 4, Xiphophorus_hellerii-4.1, whole genome shotgun sequence, a single genomic region encodes these proteins:
- the LOC116719159 gene encoding uncharacterized protein LOC116719159 has translation MLDSWVFLLLLVPGGRMFMIHNTQHGLCLEESADTGQVLLKQCDLDSQAQQWLWINQDMLMCVGSSRCLSAQQNHPVQTQACPGSDQEALELMWDCSSNRLSSRNTSLLLSTDGQRVILTNHLKHFEWKSLDEVDVCQTSLRLRRASEDQDPLENQEEAADGMKGMTEEQREYFRWFYRTEDPTIWTFVLLVLAFVCLLIGFLLLGMGAMANKSRKKIAKYKAQASLVKRHEGEELQVVSAHRDNGTSPLPQGHMSSMSEGETKELKAGDIVVTWKDGNTSCLYPDHVLEESQEELEKEQQEKQEEVWQEREAHDEGRMTE, from the exons atgCTTGACTCTTGGGTATTTCTGCTTCTCCTTGTCCCAG GGGGGCGGATGTTTATGATCCATAACACGCAGCACGGCCTGTGTCTGGAGGAGTCAGCTGACACTGGTCAAGTTCTCCTGAAACAGTGTGACCTGGACTCTCAGGCTCAGCAGTGGCTCTGGATCAACCAGGACATGCTGATGTGTGTCGGATCCTCCAGGTGTCTGTCGGCTCAGCAGAACCATCCGGTCCAAACCCAGGCCTGTCCGGGGTCAGACCAGGAAGCTCTAGAGTTGATGTGGGACTGTAGCAGTAACAGactcagcagcagaaacacgtCCTTACTGCTGTCCACCGACGGCCAGCGTGTGATTCTCACAAACCACCTCAAGCACTTTGAGTGGAAGTCTCTTGACGAGGTGGACGTCTGTCAGACGAGCCTCC GGCTCCGGAGAGCGTCTGAGGACCAGGACCCATTAGAGAATCAGGAGGAGGCAGCAGACGGGATGAAAGGCATGACAGAGGAGCAGAGAGAGTATTTCCGCTGGTTCTACCGTACCGAGGACC CAACTATTTGGACATTTGTGCTTTTGGTTCTGGCTTTTGTCTGTTTGCTCATCGGGTTTTTGCTGCTGGGAATGGGAGCCATGGCCAACAA GAGCAGAAAGAAGATAGCTAAATACAAAGCCCAAGCATCCCTTGTTAAGAGGCATGAAGGTGAAGAGCTTCAAGTCGTTTCTGCTCATCGGGATAATGGCACATCTCCGCTGCCCCAGGGTCACATGTCGTCCATGTCTGAAGGGGAAACAAAGGAACTGAAAGCAGGGGACATTGTGGTCACATGGAAAGATGGCAACACTTCCTGCTTGTATCCAGATCATGTTTTAGAGGAGAgtcaggaggagctggagaaggagcagcaggagaaacAGGAGGAAGTGTGGCAGGAACGAGAGGCTCATGATGAGGGGAGGATGACAGAGTGA
- the uqcrfs1 gene encoding cytochrome b-c1 complex subunit Rieske, mitochondrial: protein MRGAQGRLSSSVSMMSLAARSGVFSPYMQATAFAVAGPLKPLVPGVVVKAEKFLMDPKKPFLCRETLSGQSPKTGPAVTVSINGCAGVRFAHTDIKVPDFSDYRRQEVLDPYKSSQESNESRRTFSYLFTGVTAVVGVYAAKTVVTQFVSSMSASADVLAMSKIEIKLGDIPEGKNMTFKWRGKPLFVRHRTEKEIEVEAAVNLSELRHPELDKDRVVKPKWVIVIGVCTHLGCVPISNAGEYGGYYCPCHGSHYDASGRIRKGPAPLNLEVPYYEFPDDDTVIVG, encoded by the exons ATGCGCGGCGCACAAGGTCGTCTCAGCAGTAGTGTAAGCATGATGTCCCTAGCTGCCCGATCGGGGGTATTTTCCCCTTACATGCAGGCTACAGCATTTGCTGTGGCGGGGCCCCTGAAGCCTCTGGTCCCGGGGGTTGTTGTAAAGGCAGAGAAATTTCTGATGGACCCGAAGAAGCCGTTCCTGTGCCGAGAGACGCTGAGCGGTCAAAGCCCAAAGACAGGCCCTGCTGTAACTGTTAGCATCAACG GATGTGCTGGAGTCCGGTTCGCCCACACCGACATCAAAGTCCCAGACTTCTCTGACTACAGGCGTCAAGAGGTGCTGGACCCCTACAAGTCATCCCAGGAGAGCAATGAGTCCCGGAGGACCTTCTCCTACCTGTTCACCGGGGTCACTGCCGTGGTCGGCGTCTATGCCGCCAAGACCGTGGTGACTCAGTTCGTCTCCTCCATGAGCGCCTCCGCCGACGTTCTGGCCATGTCCAAGATCGAGATCAAGCTGGGCGACATCCCTGAAGGGAAGAACATGACCTTCAAGTGGCGAGGCAAGCCGCTGTTCGTCCGCCACCGCACCGAGAAGGAGATCGAAGTCGAAGCCGCTGTCAACCTCTCGGAGCTGCGGCACCCGGAGCTCGACAAGGACCGGGTGGTCAAGCCCAAGTGGGTGATCGTCATCGGCGTGTGCACACACCTGGGCTGCGTGCCCATCTCCAACGCTGGAGAATATGGAGGTTACTACTGCCCCTGCCACGGCTCGCACTACGACGCCTCCGGCCGCATCAGGAAAGGCCCCGCCCCTCTCAACCTGGAGGTCCCCTACTACGAGTTTCCAGATGACGACACGGTGATTGTGGGATAA